From Penaeus vannamei isolate JL-2024 chromosome 12, ASM4276789v1, whole genome shotgun sequence, the proteins below share one genomic window:
- the Mi-2 gene encoding chromodomain-helicase-DNA-binding protein Mi-2 homolog isoform X10, whose amino-acid sequence MPSDVEETEYREEEEEQGEGEEEEQDQGDSNEEEQDEEWGGGKRKRKKSKKRKSSRGERGRKKRKKKDESESEGEYEEEGGRVDSDNQEETPKGRGRGKGRGRPPATPTATVPESSGGDQMPTVAEVCESFGLNDVELEYTDSDFQNLTTYKLFQQHVRPLLAKENPRVPVSKLMMLVAAKWREFTARNQQQEEEEEDEIVEEEEEEEPEPAPITPKGRGRPRKAKVDEEVEEDFDDDSEGVGKKKRGRKRTATAEGKNKKGGKVPTLKIKLGKRKKDTSVSLGHTKGLNKNNEPVLQESQKEDESSQDSDAEFEQMLAEAEDMNKAEDEAEQQNAPKKKAKTKIGNKNKRKKRMKAKDEDGYETDHQSPPNQDYCEVCQQGGEIILCDTCPKAYHLVCLEPELEEAPEGKWSCPTCESEGVKEEDEHMEYCKVCKDGGELLCCDSCVNAYHTYCLSPPLFEVPEGEWTCQRCACEPLPGKVQKILFWRYVDPPKPPENWKEIVGDKWEKYQFKQLREFLVKWVDMSYWHCSWISELMLDVHHPQMLRSYFKKFDPDEPPVPGMDDDDEVGSQRRGKSIDPNSLEERYYKYGIKSTWLKIHRVLNHRSLRDGTIQYLVKWRDLPYDQATWEDEDEEIIGLKTAIEFYHDLRAACNADAVGKSKKGKKKGKARARELGEEDREPSSPRRYTPPPDKPVTNLSKKWEKQPDYLDMTGLSLHEYQLEGVNWLRYSWGQGTDTILADEMGLGKTIQTIAFLYSLYKEGHSKGPFLVAVPLSTIINWEREFEMWAPDFYVVTYVGDRESRSMIREHELSFEEGAVRSASKATRIRTTNVKFNVLLTSYEMISMDQACLGSLEWACLVVDEAHRLKSNQSKFFRVLNQYNIVYRLLLTGTPLQNNLEELFHLLNFLCPEKFSDLSSFQNEFEDIAKEDQIKKLHDLLGPHMLRRLKTDVLKNMPTKSEFIIRVELSPLQKKYYKYILTRNFEALNSRGGGQQVSLLNIVMDLKKCCNHPYLFPAAAEEAPKLPNGMYVSRDLVKASGKFILLESMLEKLKRDGHRVLIFSQMTRMLDVLEDFCEGMGYKYERIDGGITGQARQEAIDRFNAPGAQQFIFLLSTRAGGLGINLATADTVIIYDSDWNPHNDIQAFSRAHRIGQANKVMIYRFVTRNSVEERVTQVAKRKMMLTHLVVRPGMGSKATNFSKQELDDILRFGTEELFKEEEGKEDEAIHYDNQAIEELLDRTKEGIEQKENWANEYLSSFKVASYVTKEGEEEEMEDVEVLKQEADNTDSLYWERLLRHHFEQQQEDLARTLGKGKRVRKQVNYNDAADGREDLSWQEQGSDYNSDFSMPSDNDNDDEFDEKNETEGGRRSRRRGDRGDRDRPLPPLLARVGGNIEVLGFNARQRKAFLNAVMRYGMPPQEAFNSQWLVRDLRGKSEKCFRAYTSLFMRHLCEPGNDNAETFADGVPREGLSRQHVLTRIGVMSLIRKKISEFETINGHYSMPEALNRPVEPAVVDGGKSNGTSASGTPATSVTPSPAPSVKGESEDKEEDKKEEAKKEEDKKTEDKEKKDEKETEKEEEKKEEKVEKKEEEKTEGEKEKKEEPAETPEVKAEEEEKKETEQTEKTEKPEEEKKEEPEKMEVEETKKEEEKKEEVKMETEEKEQKEGEQKTEEKEEAEVKTEKVEKTEDDKETEKKEEVKKEEEEKEEEKDKEKEKEKEGDKDKEKDKDKKEEDDKKDSKKKDVDSVAKRKFMFNIADGGFTELHTLWQNEEKAAVPGREYEIWHRRHDYWLLAGIVTHGYGRWQDIQNDVRFAIINEPFKMDVGKGNFLEIKNKFLARRFKQLLEQALVIEEQLRRAAFLNLQQDPHHPACTLNARFAEVECLAESHQHLSKESLAGNKPANAVLNKVLNQLEELLSDMKSDVTRLPASLARIPPVAQRLQMSERSILSRLASGAGNVDKSAQGAGEGQISTTFPGGFTPTGALPTLGNANFANFRPQYSLPGAATGPGVPSVQVSSLQSLGASLHMLAASNPLLDPHLSMQQPPTSHSGAISAATRASLLLHQQQQQQLQQHSGDTKNLIYLD is encoded by the exons ATGCCCTCGGACGTGGAGGAAACGGAGTACAGAG aggaggaggaggagcaaggggaaggggaggaagaagaacaagatcaAGGTGATTcaaatgaagaagaacaagatgaagagtggggtggaggaaagcggaaacgaaagaaaagtaaaaagagaaaatcgTCACGTGGTGAGCGAGGgcggaaaaaacgaaagaagaaagatgagagtgagagt GAAGGTGAATATGAAGAAGAGGGTGGTCGTGTTGACTCAGACAATCAAGAAGAGACCCCGAAAGGAAGGGGGCGTGGAAAGGGACGTGGGAGACCTCCTGCAACTCCCACAGCAACAGTACCAGAATCAA GTGGAGGAGATCAGATGCCAACTGTTGCTGAGGTGTGTGAAAGCTTTGGTCTGAATGATGTCGAATTGGAGTACACTGATTCAGACTTTCAGAATTTGACAACTTACAAGTTGTTCCAGCAACATGTGCGTCCACTTCTGGCTAAGGAAAATCCAAGG GTACCAGTGTCAAAGTTGATGATGTTGGTAGCTGCAAAGTGGCGTGAATTCACGGCTCGCAAtcagcagcaggaagaggaggaggaagatgaaattgtagaagaggaggaagaagaggaaccagAACCAGCACCG ATAACACCCAAGGGTCGAGGACGCCCTAGAAAAGCCAAGGTAGATGAAGAAGTTGAGgaagattttgatgatgatagtgagggcGTGGGTAAGAAGAAACGTGGCCGAAAACGCACTGCTACAGctgaaggaaaaaacaaaaagggtGGAAAAGTTCCAACTTTGAAGATTAagttagggaagaggaagaaggacaccTCGGTGAGTCTG GGCCACACCAAAGGACTGAACAAAAACAATGAGCCGGTCCTGCAGGAGTCCCAGAAA GAGGATGAGTCAAGCCAAGACAGTGATGCAGAGTTTGAGCAAATGTTAGCTGAGGCAGAGGACATGAATAAGGCTGAAGATGAGGCAGAACAGCAAAATGCGCCCAAAAAGAAAGCCAAAACCAAGATTGGCAACAAAAATAAGCGTAAAAAACGTATGAAGGCAAAGGATGAGGATGGATATGAAACAGATCAtcaa TCTCCCCCAAATCAGGATTACTGCGAGGTATGTCAGCAGGGTGGTGAGATCATCCTTTGTGACACTTGTCCTAAGGCTTACCATCTGGTGTGTCTTGAACCAGAATTGGAAGAGGCTCCTGAGGGCAAGTGGTCATGCCCCACTTGTGAGTCAGAGGGAGTCAAGGAAGAAGATGAACATATGGAGTACTGTAAAGTTTGTAAG GATGGTGGTGAACTTCTTTGCTGTGATTCATGTGTGAATGCCTACCATACATATTGTTTGTCACCACCTTTGTTTGAAGTACCTGAAGGAGAATGGACCTGTCAGCGCTGTGCTTGTGAACCTTTGCCAGGAAAAGTCCAGAAGATCCTATTCTGGAG ATATGTTGACCCTCCAAAGCCACCAGAGAATTGGAAGGAGATTGTTGGAGACAAATGGGAAAAATATCAGTTCAAACAGCTGCGAGAGTTTTTGGTGAAGTGGGTTGATATGTCATACTGGCACTGCTCTTGGATTTCTGAACTCATGTTGGATGTACATCATCCTCAG atGTTGCGCTCATACTTCAAAAAGTTTGATCCAGATGAGCCACCTGTACCTGGTATGGATGACGACGATGAAGTAGGGTCACAAAGACGTGGCAAAAGCATTGATCCAAACTCCTTGGAAGAAAG ATATTACAAATATGGAATTAAGTCCACCTGGTTGAAAATCCATCGTGTGTTGAACCATCGTTCTTTGCGGGATGGAACCATACAGTATCTTGTGAAATGGCGAGACTTACCCTATGACCAAGCTACatgggaagatgaggatgaagagattATTGGCTTAAAAACTGCAATTGAGTTTTATCATGATCTGAGAGCAGCATGTAATGCTGATGCTG ttggtaagagtaagaaaggaaagaagaaaggcaagGCAAGGGCACGAGAATTGGGAGAAGAAGATCGTGAGCCTTCTTCACCCCGGCGATACACTCCTCCACCTGATAAACCAGTAACGAACCTCAGTAAGAAGTGGGAGAAGCAGCCAGACTACCTGGATATGACTGGGCTCTCACTTCACGAGTATCAGCTTGAGGGTGTTAATTGGTTACG ATATTCTTGGGGTCAGGGAACAGACACCATCTTGGCTGATGAGATGGGTCTTGGAAAGACAATTCAGACCATTGCATTTTTGTATTCACTCTACAAAGAAGGACACTCTAAAGGTCCCTTCCTTGTAGCTGTCCCACTCTCCACCATCATTAATTGGGAAAGAGAGTTTGAGATGTGGGCCCCAGACTTCTATGTTGTTACATATGTAGGTGACAGAGAATCACGATCTATGATTCGTGAGCATGAATTGTCATTTGAGGAAGGAGCAGTGCGAAGTGCATCAAAAGCCACACGTATCCGTACAACAAATGTAAAATTCAATGTACTTCTAACCTCCTATGAGATGATATCTATGGATCAAGCTTGCCTAGGATCATTAGAGTGGGCATGCTTGGTTGTAGATGAAGCTCACAGATTGAAGAGTAACCAGTCTAAG TTCTTCCGTGTGCTGAACCAGTACAACATCGTTTATCGTCTGCTTTTAACTGGAACCCCACTTCAAAACAACCTGGAGGAACTTTTCCATTTACTCAACTTCTTGTGTCCTGAAAAATTCTCTGATCTATCATCCTTCCAAAATGAATTTGAAGATATTGCAAAAGAAGATCAGATTAAAAAACTGCACGATTTGCTTGGACCTCACATGTTGAGAAGATTGAAGACTGATGTACTCAAG AACATGCCAACCAAGTCAGAGTTCATCATTCGTGTGGAGTTATCACCACTGCAGAAGAAATACTACAAATACATTCTTACCCGTAATTTTGAAGCCCTTAACTCAAGAGGAGGAGGCCAGCAG gtttcttTGCTCAACATTGTCATGGATCTGAAGAAGTGTTGCAACCATCCATACCTCTTCCCAGCAGCAGCAGAGGAGGCCCCAAAGCTGCCAAATGGAATGTATGTAAGCAGAGACCTTGTGAAGGCCAGTGGCAAGTTCATTCTCCTGGAGAGTATGTTGGAGAAGCTCAAACGTGATGGCCATCG tgTGTTGATTTTCTCCCAGATGACAAGGATGTTAGATGTTTTGGAAGACTTCTGTGAGGGCATGGGTTACAAATATGAAAGAATTGATGGTGGCATCACTGGTCAAGCTCGTCAAGAAGCCATTGATAG ATTCAATGCTCCAGGTGCCCAgcagtttattttcttattgtctaCTCGTGCTGGTGGTTTAGGTATCAACTTGGCCACTGCAGATACTGTCATCATCTATGATTCTGATTGGAATCCACATAACGATATTCAAGCTTTCTCCAGAGCTCATCGTATTGGTCAGGCAAATAAG GTGATGATTTACCGGTTTGTGACTCGTAACTCTGTTGAAGAAAGAGTCACACAGGTTGCTAAGAGAAAGATGATGTTGACTCACTTGGTTGTCCGTCCTGGAATGGGATCAAAAGCCACAAACTTCTCCAAACAAGAATTGGATGATATCTTGAG GTTTGGTACAGAAGAACTTTTCAAagaagaggaaggcaaagaggatGAAGCTATCCATTATGATAACCAGGCTATTGAGGAACTCCTTGACCGTACAAAGGAGGGTATTGAACAGAAGGAGAACTGGGCTAATGAGTATCTCAGCTCTTTCAAGGTTGCTTCATATGTTaccaaagaaggggaagag gaggaaatggaagatgtTGAGGTTTTGAAGCAAGAAGCAGATAATACAGATTCCCTTTACTGGGAACGACTTTTGCGCCATCACTTCGAACAACAACAGGAAGATCTGGCAAGAACTCTTGGAAAGGGTAAACGAGTCAGGAAACAG GTGAACTACAACGATGCAGCAGATGGTAGAGAAGATCTTAGCTGGCAAGAACAGGGATCAGACTACAACTCTGACTTCTCCATGCcatctgacaatgataatgatgatgaatttgatgaaaagaatgaaa CTGAAGGAGGCCGTAGATCACGCCGTCGTGGTGACAGAGGTGACCGTGATCGTCCATTGCCGCCACTTCTTGCCCGAGTTGGAGGAAATATTGAA GTTCTGGGATTCAATGCCAGACAACGCAAGGCTTTCCTCAATGCAGTTATGCGTTATGGAATGCCTCCTCAAGAAGCTTTCAACTCTCAATG GTTGGTACGAGACCTCCGAGGCAAGAGTGAGAAGTGCTTCAGAGCATACACATCTCTCTTCATGCGCCATTTGTGTGAGCCTGGTAATGACAATGCTGAAACATTTGCTGATGGAGTGCCTCGTGAAGGATTAAGCAGACAACACGTTCTCACCAGAATTGGAGTGATGTCACTCATTCGCAAAAAG atttcAGAGTTCGAGACAATCAATGGCCATTACTCAATGCCAGAAGCTCTAAATAGGCCTGTTGAGCCAGCAGTAGTAGATGGTGGCAAGAGCAATGGTACTTCTGCTTCTG GCACACCAGCAACAAGTGTAACTCCATCTCCTGCACCATCTGTGAAGGGAGAAtcagaagacaaggaagaggacaaaaaggaagaagctaagaaagaagaagacaagaagaccgaagataaagaaaagaaggatgaaaaggagacagaaaaggaagaagaaaagaaggaagagaaggtagagaagaaggaggaagagaagacggaaggagaaaaagaaaag AAGGAGGAACCTGCTGAAACACCAGAAgtaaaggcagaggaagaagaaaagaaagaaacagaacaaacTGAGAAGACTGAGAAGcctgaagaggagaagaaagaggagccaGAGAAGATGGAAGTAGAAGAGaccaagaaggaagaagagaagaaagaggaagtgaaaatggaaactgaagaaaaagaacagaaggaaggagaacaaaagactgaagaaaaggaagag GCTGAGGTCAAGACTGAAAAGGTTGAAAAGACAGAGGATGATAAGGAgactgaaaagaaggaagaagtcaagaaagaagaggaagagaaggaggaggagaaagacaaagagaaagaaaaggagaaggaaggagataaagacaaagaaaaggacaaagataagaaggaggaggatgataagaaGGATTCCAAGAAGAAGGATGTGGATTCCGTGGCAAAGAGAAAGTTCATGTTCAATATTGCTGACGGTGGATTCACTGAGCTGCACACACTGTGGCAAAATGAGGAGAAGGCAGCTGTTCCTGGCCGCGAGTATGAGATTTGGCACCGCAG GCATGATTATTGGCTGCTTGCTGGCATTGTTACCCATGGGTATGGAAGGTGGCAAGACATCCAGAATGATGTCAGGTTTGCCATCATCAATGAGCCATTCAAGATGGATGTGGGCAAGGGTAATTTCTTGGAAATTAAAAACAAATTCCTTGCCAGAAGGTTCAAG CAGCTGTTAGAGCAAGCACTGGTCATTGAGGAACAGCTGCGTCGTGCAGCATTCCTTAACTTACAACAGGATCCCCATCATCCTGCTTGCACCTTGAATGCTCGTTTCGCTGAAGTGGAATGTCTGGCCGAATCACACCAGCACCTCAGCAAGGAGTCCCTGGCTGGAAATAAGCCAGCTAATGCAGTGCTAAATAAG GTGCTGAACCAGCTTGAGGAGCTGCTGTCAGACATGAAATCTGATGTCACACGGTTACCTGCTTCCCTTGCCCGTATTCCCCCTGTGGCCCAGCGTCTCCAAATGTCTGAGCGTTCTATCCTATCTCGCCTGGCCTCAGGCGCGGGTAATGTGGACAAAAGCGCTCAAGGAGCAGGTGAGG